In Blautia sp. SC05B48, a single genomic region encodes these proteins:
- a CDS encoding phosphatase: MKYQSVMDLHTHTVASGHAYCTLREMARAASDKGLELLGITEHAPKMPGTCHKFYFQNIKVVPREMYGIQLLLGSEVNILDAAGTVDLEQKTLEKLDVVIASLHVPCIRPGSRQENTEAYLNAMKNPCVNIIGHPDDGRYDIDYEALVQGAREYGKVLELNNHSMDPDCNRENAVENDTIMLEYCKKYRVPVVMDSDAHFDLLIGEFDLARDLLTKLDFPEELVLNRSVDAVKKYVNRKF; encoded by the coding sequence ATGAAATATCAGTCAGTAATGGATCTTCACACACACACCGTAGCCAGCGGACATGCATACTGCACACTTCGCGAGATGGCCAGGGCTGCTTCCGATAAAGGTCTTGAACTCCTGGGGATCACAGAGCATGCACCGAAAATGCCGGGAACCTGTCATAAGTTTTATTTTCAGAATATAAAGGTGGTACCCCGTGAAATGTATGGGATCCAGCTGCTTCTGGGTTCGGAGGTGAATATCCTGGATGCGGCGGGAACGGTAGATCTTGAGCAGAAAACCCTGGAGAAGCTGGACGTGGTCATTGCAAGTCTTCATGTTCCATGCATCAGACCAGGCAGCAGGCAGGAGAATACGGAGGCCTATCTTAATGCTATGAAGAATCCGTGTGTCAATATCATCGGACATCCGGATGACGGAAGATACGATATCGATTATGAGGCGCTTGTACAGGGAGCCAGAGAATACGGTAAAGTCCTGGAACTGAACAACCACTCCATGGACCCTGACTGTAACCGTGAGAATGCAGTGGAGAATGATACCATCATGCTGGAATACTGCAAAAAATATCGGGTACCTGTGGTTATGGACAGTGATGCCCATTTTGACCTTCTGATCGGGGAGTTTGATCTTGCCAGAGACCTTCTGACCAAACTGGATTTTCCGGAAGAGCTGGTACTGAACCGTTCTGTGGATGCCGTGAAAAAGTATGTAAACCGGAAATTCTGA
- a CDS encoding prephenate dehydrogenase, which produces MKTIGFIGLGLIGGSIAKTIRKFHPDYRLIAFDKDRSALAEAVSLNVINGICDIEDEQLYNCDYLFLCAPVEFNVEYMEKIKASLGENCILTDVGSVKNVIHEKVTELGLEGRFIGGHPMAGSERSGFSNSSDHLLENAYYIITPGGEVALEKISDFTELISSLGAIPLVITAEEHDFITAGVSHLPHIVASALVNLVNLLDNDAQYMKMIAAGGFRDITRIASSSPVMWEQICLENQKNISTVLDEFIRMLIQIRCSIDNKEADNIFDMFASSKDYRDSIDIIDNSLIPRSYVLYIDVADEAGAIATIATILATEKVNIKNIGIIHNREFEDGVLKIEFYTDAALEQAKVLLTKRNYKICER; this is translated from the coding sequence ATGAAAACCATAGGTTTTATCGGCCTTGGACTGATTGGCGGCTCCATTGCCAAAACCATACGAAAATTTCACCCGGATTATCGCCTGATTGCCTTTGACAAAGACAGAAGCGCTCTGGCAGAGGCGGTCAGTTTAAACGTGATCAACGGGATCTGTGATATTGAAGATGAACAGTTATATAACTGTGATTATCTTTTTCTCTGTGCACCTGTAGAATTCAATGTGGAATACATGGAAAAGATCAAAGCTTCTCTTGGAGAGAACTGTATCCTCACAGATGTAGGCAGTGTAAAAAACGTTATCCACGAAAAAGTAACCGAGCTCGGACTTGAAGGACGCTTCATCGGCGGTCATCCAATGGCAGGCTCCGAACGCAGCGGTTTTTCCAATTCCAGTGATCATCTCCTGGAAAATGCTTACTATATCATCACTCCGGGAGGAGAAGTTGCTTTGGAAAAAATTTCTGATTTCACAGAACTGATCTCCTCTCTTGGTGCGATCCCCCTTGTTATCACTGCAGAAGAACATGATTTCATCACGGCAGGAGTCAGCCACCTTCCTCATATTGTAGCCTCTGCTCTCGTAAATCTTGTAAATCTTCTGGATAACGACGCCCAGTATATGAAAATGATCGCAGCCGGCGGTTTCCGTGATATCACACGTATTGCCTCTTCTTCACCGGTTATGTGGGAACAGATCTGTCTGGAAAATCAGAAAAACATTTCCACGGTTCTGGATGAATTTATCCGTATGCTGATCCAGATCCGCTGTTCCATTGACAACAAAGAAGCTGACAACATCTTTGACATGTTTGCAAGCTCCAAGGATTACCGTGACTCCATTGACATTATAGACAACAGCCTGATCCCCCGCTCCTATGTCCTTTATATTGATGTGGCAGATGAGGCCGGTGCCATTGCAACCATTGCAACCATCCTTGCAACAGAAAAGGTCAACATCAAAAATATCGGTATTATCCACAACCGAGAATTTGAAGATGGCGTTCTGAAGATCGAATTTTATACAGACGCAGCCCTGGAGCAGGCTAAAGTGCTTCTTACAAAACGTAATTACAAGATCTGCGAACGCTGA